A single genomic interval of Dysidea avara chromosome 6, odDysAvar1.4, whole genome shotgun sequence harbors:
- the LOC136259239 gene encoding uncharacterized protein — MGIPRLITTDQESEFNNKLNSELMKKIEDKTYFNNTLPSPEKDAGLLLDQYNKAKDYPISEAREEHQKVLEAAKNNITKAQLKQELHYDKRHFKPGSFSVGAKVLVRDFNRKKRKGGKLDYKWRGPYIITKSLGRGLYSLQAEDNSNEISRINGAHLKQYLSPIYSGPADTTTQEDSHIPFKDFDCNLRSQSQSIQHASYDSICSGNLLQERSDGVTKEDSHTPFKDCDSNQRSQSQSISQHAANDYICSGNLLQQGSDSVTKEDSKTPFKDCDSNQSSQSQSISQQVGNDSICSGNLLQEGSDSVTKEDGSIQCQSVTQSAANDHDPFIIHSTTTLLQGDVAFLNNLSVSLDSLESCFCDKNRPEDQPVDVSTPNKAGGFFPTFFGDGHPLSPIVHLPDMYPKAHVRVAQTTPKGQSTKASDDKGKNFVALILDSPRGTDKCKRKLQFSEDDDVTKQQKPRKKKRRLLKNENVQRVAKVKTD; from the exons ATGGGCATACCCAGACTGATAACAACTGATCAAGAGTCAGAGTTTAACAACAAATTAAATAGTGAGCTGATGAAAAAAATTGAAGATAAGACATATTTTAACAACACCTTACCATCCCCAG AAAAAGATGCAGGGCTACTTTTAGATCAGTACAACAAGGCTAAAGATTATCCAATAAGTGAAGCTAGAGAAGAGCATCAAAAGGTGCTTGAAGCAGCTAAGAACAACATCACAAAAGCACAGCTGAAACAGGAACTACACTATGATAAACGACATTTTAAGCCAG GAAGTTTCTCAGTTGGAGCAAAAGTGCTTGTTAGAGATTTCAATCGAAAGAAAAGAAAGGGTGGGAAACTAGACTACAAGTGGAGAGGTCCCTACATTATCACCAAATCTCTGGGTCGTGGACTCTACTCATTGCAAGCAGAAGATAATTCAAATGAGATCAGTCGGATAAATGGTGCTCACCTCAAACAGTACTTATCCCCTATATATTCA GGACCCGCTGACACCACAACCCAGGAAGACAGTCACATTCCATTTAAGGATTTTGATTGTAACCTAAGGTCTCAATCTCAGTCAATTCAACATGCAAGCTATGATTCTATTTGCTCTGGGAACTTACTACAAGAG AGATCTGATGGTGTTACCAAGGAAGACAGTCACACTCCATTTAAGGATTGCGATTCTAACCAAAGGTCTCAATCTCAGTCAATTAGTCAACATGCAGCCAATGATTATATTTGCTCTGGGAACTTACTACAACAG GGATCTGATAGTGTGACCAAGGAAGATAGTAAGACTCCATTCAAGGATTGTGATTCTAACCAAAGTTCTCAGtctcagtcaatcagtcaacaAGTGGGCAATGATTCTATTTGCTCTGGAAACTTACTACAAGAG GGATCTGATAGTGTTACCAAGGAAGATGGTAGCATTCAATGTCAATCAGTCACTCAATCTGCAGCCAATGATCATGATCCATTCATCATTCATAGTACCACCACTTTATTGCAAGGAGATGTTGCATTTCTTAACAACCTAAGTGTTTCCTTGGATTCCCTAGAATCCTGTTTCTGTGATAAGAATAGGCCTGAAGATCAACCAGTAGATGTTAGTACACCTAATAAAGCTGGTGGCTTTTTTCCGACATTCTTTGGAGATGGCCACCCACTATCACCCATTGTGCATTTGCCAGATATGTACCCTAAAG CTCATGTTAGAGTTGCTCAAACCACACCTAAAGGGCAAAGTACTAAAGCATCTGATGATAAAG GAAAGAATTTTGTTGCATTGATTTTGGACTCACCAAGAGGCACCGATAAGTGCAAAAGAAAACTTCAATTTTCTGAAGATGATGATGTGACAAAGCAACAAAAACCAAGAAAGAAGAAACGTAGGCTTCTCAAG AATGAAAATGTTCAAAGAGTGGCTAAAGTGAAAACAGACTAG
- the LOC136258760 gene encoding uncharacterized protein isoform X2 has product MSADAYPPPQYQQQPHPVQQYQDPNAGLQYYPPQDANFAAPNQMANYPTQPPPYDFEEEKGAYPLAQTQTVQMVIQEQPRTAVIASHPSTVGQSFIALSFLCVVLSVMCSWPSLICSIPALIYSVMSNDSFNRGDIENGKKQGMCSLKLNIVAIPMFVCTIVFMLAIIGESRG; this is encoded by the exons ATGCCTATCCACCACCCCAGTATCAACAGCAACCTCATCCTGTTCAGCAGTATCAAGATCCAAATGCTGGACTGCAGTACTACCCACCTCAGGACGCCAATTTTGCAGCCCCTAACCAAATGGCTAATTATCCCACCCAACCTCCACCATATGATTTTGAGGAAGAGAAGGGTGCATATCCGTTGGCGCAAACACAAACTGTGCAA ATGGTTATACAAGAACAGCCACGTACAGCTGTGATTGCAAGTCATCCTAGTACAGTTGGACAGAGCTTCATTGCATTGTCTTTTCTATGCGTAGTGCTAAGTGTCATGTGCTCTTGGCCATCGCTGATATGTTCAATTCCTGCACTGATCTATTCTGTAATG AGTAATGATAGTTTCAACAGAGGAGACATTGAAAATGGCAAGAAACAAGGAATGTGCTCACTGAAGCTCAACATTGTTGCTATCCCAATGTTCGTTTGTACTATAGTTTTCATGTTAGCTATTATTGGAGAGTCTAGAGGTTAA